From the genome of Xiphophorus couchianus chromosome 6, X_couchianus-1.0, whole genome shotgun sequence, one region includes:
- the zfyve9a gene encoding zinc finger FYVE domain-containing protein 9 isoform X2, protein MENYFQAEAFNLDKVLDEFEQNEDETDTSILSDAKWTQILAPPAHMLSLNPALAHADISPRESPLPFKTLPDPSSTSSGPDPKRSAGPEHQLWAEERPADVHSPPLPQPNIGKLVGADDVSPCGIVENGCTGCPQTGSPAEVHVGNKEEPSSVGGGGSCFTFEMGLAEERTLSEDNPSHVTQNGGELKDENRSAVLQDFEQEQKSINSEELGGSVNGSQSVQAEVEENSLSPHGRDGAQDEEEGRKCAENGQMEQKVRTGILPNGLEMENGSSLKVNEAEDTEDFSPSPVPSKEDSVTEEKEMEESKQELSDGGAAGSGGVQTKLNNSRLQPVSVPYGGARPKQPVSLKLQIPQPLSGQVQNQLSAKNKNMDSRCCRGTPTDPAPGGMGQSSLNGNGGTRSPSLTASESPDNDLQAGQQGALCRKAASSLGEVAPVWVPDSQAPVCMKCDVKFTFTKRRHHCRACGKVFCAACCSLKCKLLYMDRKEARVCVTCHSALTNVQSAETPATAVNQSPNPNNPAEYCSTIPPLQQAQASGVLSSPPPTVMVPVGVLKQSGNEGSLSRDQRRVWFADGVLPNGDAAESSKPPSSGSASSRSRVASTCSNKAATPEASEVAQTPAAPAGSPVGSSLSLIPEDGLPPILISTGVKGDYAVEERPSEIILMQQLEEGGLDPLVFVLNANLLAMVKLVNYVNRKCWYVTTKGMHAVGQAEVVILLQCLPDEKTIPKDIFTHFVQLYQEALSGNVLSHLSHSFFTQSFLGSKEHGGFLYISPSFQSLQDLLLPNPPYLFGILIQKWETPWAKVFPIRLMLRLGAEYRFYPCPLFSVRFRKPLFGETGHTIMNLLADFRNYQYTLPVVKGLVVDMEVRKTSIKIPSNRYNELMKAMNKSNEHVLAMGACFNERADSHLVCVQNDDGNYQTQAISIHHQPRKVTGSCFFVFSGALKASSGFLAKTSIVEDGVMIQITAETMDSLRQALRDMKDFTITCGKAEQEENPELVHILWTEDDQNFNKGVISPIDGKSMESITSVKIFHGSEFKANGKVIRWTEVFFLQSEDQPSGLSDPADHSRLVENVARAFCMALCPHLKLLKEDGMAKLGLRVTLDSDQVGYLAGSNGQPLLPQYLSDLDSALIPVIHNGACQLSEGPVVMELVFYILEIIS, encoded by the exons ATGGAGAATTACTTCCAAGCCGAGGCCTTCAACCTGGACAAGGTGCTGGACGAGTTCGAGCAGAATGAAG atgagACGGACACGTCAATTCTCTCGGACGCTAAGTGGACACAGATCCTGGCTCCACCCGCCCACATGCTCTCCCTGAATCCCGCTCTGGCCCACGCAGACATCAGCCCCCGGGAGAGCCCGCTGCCCTTCAAGACCCTTCCCGACCCGTCCAGCACCTCCTCAGGACCCGACCCCAAAAGGTCGGCGGGTCCTGAGCATCAACTCTGGGCGGAGGAGAGGCCGGCGGACGTCCACAGCCCGCCTCTCCCTCAGCCCAACATCGGCAAGCTGGTGGGCGCCGACGACGTCTCGCCATGCGGCATTGTGGAGAACGGCTGCACAGGATGCCCACAGACCGGTTCTCCTGCTGAGGTCCACGTTGGTAACAAGGAGGAACCTTCATCAGTGGGCGGTGGAGGCTCTTGCTTCACGTTTGAGATGGGATTAGCAGAGGAACGGACTCTTTCTGAGGATAATCCTTCACATGTGACTCAAAATGGAGGAGAGTTGAAAGATGAGAACCGTTCTGCTGTTTTGCAGGACTTTGAGCAGGaacaaaaaagtataaattcTGAGGAGCTTGGAGGAAGTGTGAATGGGAGTCAGAGTGTCCAGGCGGAGGTTGAGGAGAACAGTTTGTCTCCTCATGGCAGGGACGGAGCGCAGGACgaggaggaggggagaaaaTGCGCTGAAAATGGACAAATGGAGCAGAAAGTTAGAACTGGAATCCTTCCTAACGGTCTGGAGATGGAGAATGGAAGCAGCTTAAAGGTCAACGAAGCGGAGGACACTGAGGACTTTTCTCCGTCTCCTGTCCCATCCAAGGAGGACTCTGTGACCGAAGAGAAGGAGATGGAGGAGAGCAAGCAGGAGCTGAGTGACGGCGGAGCGGCCGGGTCCGGCGGCGtccaaacaaaactgaacaacaGCCGGCTGCAGCCGGTGAGCGTTCCCTACGGAGGAGCGCGGCCCAAGCAGCCGGTCAGCCTCAAGCTGCAGATCCCGCAGCCGCTGTCCGGCCAGGTCCAGAACCAGCTCAGCGCCAAGAACAAGAACATGGACAGCCGCTGCTGCAGAGGCACGCCCACCGACCCGGCGCCAGGTGGGATGGGCCAGAGTTCGCTCAATGGAAATGGAGGAACCCGCTCTCCGTCGCTGACGGCGTCTGAGAGTCCTGACAACGACCTTCAGGCCgggcagcagggggcgctgtgcaGGAAGGCCGCCAGCTCGCTGGGAGAGGTGGCTCCTGTGTGGGTGCCCGACTCGCAGGCCCCGGTCTGCATGAAATGTGACGTCAAGTTCACCTTCACCAAGAGGAGGCACCACTGCAGGGCCTGCGGCAAG GTGTTCTGTGCAGCGTGTTGCAGCCTGAAGTGTAAGCTGCTCTACATGGACAGGAAGGAGGCCCGCGTTTGTGTCACCTGTCATTCTGCCCTGACAAACG TTCAATCAGCGGAGACGCCAGCTACTGCAGTCAATCAGAGTCCAAACCCGAACAACCCGGCGGAGTACTGCTCCACCATCCCCCCCCTGCAGCAGGCGCAGGCGTCCGGGGTCCTCAGCTCGCCGCCCCCCACTGTCATGGTGCCCGTGGGAGTCCTGAAGCAATCCGGCAATGAAG GCTCCCTGTCGCGGGACCAGAGGAGGGTTTGGTTTGCCGACGGGGTTCTTCCAAACGGAGACGCAGCAGAATCCTCCAAACCGCCGTCTTCCGGCTCGGCATCCTCGCGGTCACGGGTCGCCTCCACCTGCTCCAACAAGGCCGCCACGCCGGAGGCCTCAGAG GTGGCCCAGACCCCCGCTGCGCCAGCGGGCAGCCCCGTGGGCAGCTCCCTCAGCCTGATCCCGGAGGACGGGCTCCCTCCCATCCTCATCTCCACCGGAGTCAAAGGAG ATTACGCCGTGGAGGAGAGACCTTCGGAGATCATCCTCATGCAGCAGTTGGAGGAGGGAGGCCTGGACCCCCTGGTGTTCGTGCTCAATGCTAACCTGCTAGCCATGGTCAAGCTAGTCAACT ATGTCAACAGGAAGTGCTGGTACGTGACGACTAAAGGCATGCACGCCGTCGGCCAAGCCGAGGTCGTCATTCTGCTCCAGTGTCTACCCGACGAGAAAACCATCCCCAAAGACATCTTCACACACTTTGTGCAGCTCTACCAAGAAGCCTTAAGCG GCAACGTGCTGAGCCACCTGAGTCACTCATTCTTCACCCAGAGCTTCCTGGGCAGCAAGGAGCACGGCGGCTTCCTCTACATCAGCCCGTCCTTCCAGTCGCTGCAGGACCTGCTGCTGCCCAACCCGCCCTACCTCTTCGGTATCCTCATCCAGAAGTGGGAGACGCCGTGGGCCAAGGTCTTCCCGATCCGCCTCATGTTGCGGCTGGGAGCAGAGTACCGAT TTTATCCGTGTCCACTGTTCAGCGTTCGCTTCAGGAAACCTCTATTTGGAGAGACCGGGCACACCATCATGAATCTGCTAGCA GATTTCCGTAACTACCAGTACACTCTGCCGGTGGTGAAAGGTCTGGTTGTGGACATGGAGGTGAGGAAGACGAGCATTAAGATCCCCAGCAATCGATACAATGAG CTGATGAAGGCCATGAATAAGTCCAACGAGCACGTTCTGGCCATGGGGGCGTGTTTCAACGAACGGGCCGACTCCCATCTGGTCTGCGTCCAGAACGACGACGGGAACTACCAGACGCAGGCCATCAGCATCCATCATCAGCCTCGCAAag TTACTGGATCctgcttctttgttttcagtggTGCGTTGAAAGCCTCGTCCGGTTTCTTGGCTAAGACCAGCATAGTAGAAG ATGGTGTGATGATCCAGATCACCGCAGAGACCATGGACTCTCTACGGCAAGCCCTGAGGGACATGAAGGACTTCACCATAACCTGCGGAAAGGCGGAGCAGGAGGAGAACCCGGAGCTCGTCCACATCCTGTGGACTGAAGAcgaccaaaacttcaacaaagg cgTCATCAGCCCGATCGACGGGAAATCCATGGAGTCCATCACCAGCGTGAAGATCTTCCACGGCTCCGAGTTCAAAGCCAACGGCAAAGTCATCCGCTGGACCgag GTGTTCTTCCTGCAGAGCGAGGACCAGCCCAGCGGGCTCAGCGACCCGGCCGACCACAGCCGGCTGGTGGAGAACGTGGCGCGGGCGTTCTGCATGGCGCTGTGTCCGCACCTCAAGCTTCTGAAGGAGGACGGCATGGCCAAGCTCGGCCTGAGGGTCACGCTCGACTCCGACCAG GTGGGTTACCTGGCAGGAAGTAACGGCCAGCCCCTCCTCCCTCAGTACCTGAGCGACCTGGACAGTGCCCTGATCCCCGTCATCCACAACGGGGCGTGTCAGCTGAGTGAAGGCCCCGTCGTCATGGAGCTCGTCTTCTACATCCTGGAGATAATCTCCTAG
- the zfyve9a gene encoding zinc finger FYVE domain-containing protein 9 isoform X1, whose translation MENYFQAEAFNLDKVLDEFEQNEDETDTSILSDAKWTQILAPPAHMLSLNPALAHADISPRESPLPFKTLPDPSSTSSGPDPKRSAGPEHQLWAEERPADVHSPPLPQPNIGKLVGADDVSPCGIVENGCTGCPQTGSPAEVHVGNKEEPSSVGGGGSCFTFEMGLAEERTLSEDNPSHVTQNGGELKDENRSAVLQDFEQEQKSINSEELGGSVNGSQSVQAEVEENSLSPHGRDGAQDEEEGRKCAENGQMEQKVRTGILPNGLEMENGSSLKVNEAEDTEDFSPSPVPSKEDSVTEEKEMEESKQELSDGGAAGSGGVQTKLNNSRLQPVSVPYGGARPKQPVSLKLQIPQPLSGQVQNQLSAKNKNMDSRCCRGTPTDPAPGGMGQSSLNGNGGTRSPSLTASESPDNDLQAGQQGALCRKAASSLGEVAPVWVPDSQAPVCMKCDVKFTFTKRRHHCRACGKVFCAACCSLKCKLLYMDRKEARVCVTCHSALTNVQSAETPATAVNQSPNPNNPAEYCSTIPPLQQAQASGVLSSPPPTVMVPVGVLKQSGNEGSLSRDQRRVWFADGVLPNGDAAESSKPPSSGSASSRSRVASTCSNKAATPEASEVAQTPAAPAGSPVGSSLSLIPEDGLPPILISTGVKGGTGGHITDYAVEERPSEIILMQQLEEGGLDPLVFVLNANLLAMVKLVNYVNRKCWYVTTKGMHAVGQAEVVILLQCLPDEKTIPKDIFTHFVQLYQEALSGNVLSHLSHSFFTQSFLGSKEHGGFLYISPSFQSLQDLLLPNPPYLFGILIQKWETPWAKVFPIRLMLRLGAEYRFYPCPLFSVRFRKPLFGETGHTIMNLLADFRNYQYTLPVVKGLVVDMEVRKTSIKIPSNRYNELMKAMNKSNEHVLAMGACFNERADSHLVCVQNDDGNYQTQAISIHHQPRKVTGSCFFVFSGALKASSGFLAKTSIVEDGVMIQITAETMDSLRQALRDMKDFTITCGKAEQEENPELVHILWTEDDQNFNKGVISPIDGKSMESITSVKIFHGSEFKANGKVIRWTEVFFLQSEDQPSGLSDPADHSRLVENVARAFCMALCPHLKLLKEDGMAKLGLRVTLDSDQVGYLAGSNGQPLLPQYLSDLDSALIPVIHNGACQLSEGPVVMELVFYILEIIS comes from the exons ATGGAGAATTACTTCCAAGCCGAGGCCTTCAACCTGGACAAGGTGCTGGACGAGTTCGAGCAGAATGAAG atgagACGGACACGTCAATTCTCTCGGACGCTAAGTGGACACAGATCCTGGCTCCACCCGCCCACATGCTCTCCCTGAATCCCGCTCTGGCCCACGCAGACATCAGCCCCCGGGAGAGCCCGCTGCCCTTCAAGACCCTTCCCGACCCGTCCAGCACCTCCTCAGGACCCGACCCCAAAAGGTCGGCGGGTCCTGAGCATCAACTCTGGGCGGAGGAGAGGCCGGCGGACGTCCACAGCCCGCCTCTCCCTCAGCCCAACATCGGCAAGCTGGTGGGCGCCGACGACGTCTCGCCATGCGGCATTGTGGAGAACGGCTGCACAGGATGCCCACAGACCGGTTCTCCTGCTGAGGTCCACGTTGGTAACAAGGAGGAACCTTCATCAGTGGGCGGTGGAGGCTCTTGCTTCACGTTTGAGATGGGATTAGCAGAGGAACGGACTCTTTCTGAGGATAATCCTTCACATGTGACTCAAAATGGAGGAGAGTTGAAAGATGAGAACCGTTCTGCTGTTTTGCAGGACTTTGAGCAGGaacaaaaaagtataaattcTGAGGAGCTTGGAGGAAGTGTGAATGGGAGTCAGAGTGTCCAGGCGGAGGTTGAGGAGAACAGTTTGTCTCCTCATGGCAGGGACGGAGCGCAGGACgaggaggaggggagaaaaTGCGCTGAAAATGGACAAATGGAGCAGAAAGTTAGAACTGGAATCCTTCCTAACGGTCTGGAGATGGAGAATGGAAGCAGCTTAAAGGTCAACGAAGCGGAGGACACTGAGGACTTTTCTCCGTCTCCTGTCCCATCCAAGGAGGACTCTGTGACCGAAGAGAAGGAGATGGAGGAGAGCAAGCAGGAGCTGAGTGACGGCGGAGCGGCCGGGTCCGGCGGCGtccaaacaaaactgaacaacaGCCGGCTGCAGCCGGTGAGCGTTCCCTACGGAGGAGCGCGGCCCAAGCAGCCGGTCAGCCTCAAGCTGCAGATCCCGCAGCCGCTGTCCGGCCAGGTCCAGAACCAGCTCAGCGCCAAGAACAAGAACATGGACAGCCGCTGCTGCAGAGGCACGCCCACCGACCCGGCGCCAGGTGGGATGGGCCAGAGTTCGCTCAATGGAAATGGAGGAACCCGCTCTCCGTCGCTGACGGCGTCTGAGAGTCCTGACAACGACCTTCAGGCCgggcagcagggggcgctgtgcaGGAAGGCCGCCAGCTCGCTGGGAGAGGTGGCTCCTGTGTGGGTGCCCGACTCGCAGGCCCCGGTCTGCATGAAATGTGACGTCAAGTTCACCTTCACCAAGAGGAGGCACCACTGCAGGGCCTGCGGCAAG GTGTTCTGTGCAGCGTGTTGCAGCCTGAAGTGTAAGCTGCTCTACATGGACAGGAAGGAGGCCCGCGTTTGTGTCACCTGTCATTCTGCCCTGACAAACG TTCAATCAGCGGAGACGCCAGCTACTGCAGTCAATCAGAGTCCAAACCCGAACAACCCGGCGGAGTACTGCTCCACCATCCCCCCCCTGCAGCAGGCGCAGGCGTCCGGGGTCCTCAGCTCGCCGCCCCCCACTGTCATGGTGCCCGTGGGAGTCCTGAAGCAATCCGGCAATGAAG GCTCCCTGTCGCGGGACCAGAGGAGGGTTTGGTTTGCCGACGGGGTTCTTCCAAACGGAGACGCAGCAGAATCCTCCAAACCGCCGTCTTCCGGCTCGGCATCCTCGCGGTCACGGGTCGCCTCCACCTGCTCCAACAAGGCCGCCACGCCGGAGGCCTCAGAG GTGGCCCAGACCCCCGCTGCGCCAGCGGGCAGCCCCGTGGGCAGCTCCCTCAGCCTGATCCCGGAGGACGGGCTCCCTCCCATCCTCATCTCCACCGGAGTCAAAGGAGGTACGGGAGGCCACATCACAG ATTACGCCGTGGAGGAGAGACCTTCGGAGATCATCCTCATGCAGCAGTTGGAGGAGGGAGGCCTGGACCCCCTGGTGTTCGTGCTCAATGCTAACCTGCTAGCCATGGTCAAGCTAGTCAACT ATGTCAACAGGAAGTGCTGGTACGTGACGACTAAAGGCATGCACGCCGTCGGCCAAGCCGAGGTCGTCATTCTGCTCCAGTGTCTACCCGACGAGAAAACCATCCCCAAAGACATCTTCACACACTTTGTGCAGCTCTACCAAGAAGCCTTAAGCG GCAACGTGCTGAGCCACCTGAGTCACTCATTCTTCACCCAGAGCTTCCTGGGCAGCAAGGAGCACGGCGGCTTCCTCTACATCAGCCCGTCCTTCCAGTCGCTGCAGGACCTGCTGCTGCCCAACCCGCCCTACCTCTTCGGTATCCTCATCCAGAAGTGGGAGACGCCGTGGGCCAAGGTCTTCCCGATCCGCCTCATGTTGCGGCTGGGAGCAGAGTACCGAT TTTATCCGTGTCCACTGTTCAGCGTTCGCTTCAGGAAACCTCTATTTGGAGAGACCGGGCACACCATCATGAATCTGCTAGCA GATTTCCGTAACTACCAGTACACTCTGCCGGTGGTGAAAGGTCTGGTTGTGGACATGGAGGTGAGGAAGACGAGCATTAAGATCCCCAGCAATCGATACAATGAG CTGATGAAGGCCATGAATAAGTCCAACGAGCACGTTCTGGCCATGGGGGCGTGTTTCAACGAACGGGCCGACTCCCATCTGGTCTGCGTCCAGAACGACGACGGGAACTACCAGACGCAGGCCATCAGCATCCATCATCAGCCTCGCAAag TTACTGGATCctgcttctttgttttcagtggTGCGTTGAAAGCCTCGTCCGGTTTCTTGGCTAAGACCAGCATAGTAGAAG ATGGTGTGATGATCCAGATCACCGCAGAGACCATGGACTCTCTACGGCAAGCCCTGAGGGACATGAAGGACTTCACCATAACCTGCGGAAAGGCGGAGCAGGAGGAGAACCCGGAGCTCGTCCACATCCTGTGGACTGAAGAcgaccaaaacttcaacaaagg cgTCATCAGCCCGATCGACGGGAAATCCATGGAGTCCATCACCAGCGTGAAGATCTTCCACGGCTCCGAGTTCAAAGCCAACGGCAAAGTCATCCGCTGGACCgag GTGTTCTTCCTGCAGAGCGAGGACCAGCCCAGCGGGCTCAGCGACCCGGCCGACCACAGCCGGCTGGTGGAGAACGTGGCGCGGGCGTTCTGCATGGCGCTGTGTCCGCACCTCAAGCTTCTGAAGGAGGACGGCATGGCCAAGCTCGGCCTGAGGGTCACGCTCGACTCCGACCAG GTGGGTTACCTGGCAGGAAGTAACGGCCAGCCCCTCCTCCCTCAGTACCTGAGCGACCTGGACAGTGCCCTGATCCCCGTCATCCACAACGGGGCGTGTCAGCTGAGTGAAGGCCCCGTCGTCATGGAGCTCGTCTTCTACATCCTGGAGATAATCTCCTAG